One segment of Aquimarina sp. BL5 DNA contains the following:
- the murC gene encoding UDP-N-acetylmuramate--L-alanine ligase, producing MNKGLKDIRNIYFIGIGGIGMSALARYFKFLGKNVAGYDKTPTQITSDLKELGIEIHFSDDVNAIPELFLNPNETLIIYTPAIPVNHSELNYVKNNGFSIKKRAEVLGIVTENTYTLAVAGTHGKTTTTAILAHLLKESGAKVTAFLGGISENYNSNLILEGNEVVVVEADEFDRSFLQLYPDIASITSMDADHLDIYKKANELEESFLEFSSRAKDHLLVCNGLPLSGNTYGIEDDSDYCAQNVRIDNGTYIFDLKTPTQLIKDLHLNLPGKHNLLNATTAFAMALLYGSPTTALAKALFSFKGVQRRFSYQVKSDDLVYVDDYAHHPTEINALHQAIREMHPGKEVLAIFQPHLYSRTQDFAVDFAESLSQFDQLLLLDIYPARELPIEGVTSEWLLGMIKLENKKIVKKNNLVDEILKSNARVITTIGAGDIGEEVTSIREALLTL from the coding sequence ATGAATAAGGGCTTAAAAGACATAAGGAATATATATTTTATCGGTATCGGAGGTATTGGTATGAGTGCTCTTGCACGATACTTTAAGTTTTTAGGTAAAAATGTGGCAGGATATGATAAAACGCCAACTCAGATTACTTCAGATTTAAAAGAATTAGGAATTGAGATTCATTTTAGCGATGACGTAAATGCAATTCCAGAGTTGTTTTTAAATCCAAATGAAACACTGATTATTTATACTCCGGCGATTCCAGTGAATCATTCAGAATTGAACTATGTGAAAAACAATGGATTTTCGATTAAGAAAAGAGCCGAAGTTTTAGGGATTGTTACAGAAAACACATACACCTTGGCTGTAGCTGGAACTCACGGAAAAACAACCACTACCGCAATTTTGGCTCATTTGTTAAAAGAAAGTGGAGCAAAAGTAACAGCTTTTTTGGGGGGTATAAGTGAAAACTATAATTCAAATCTTATACTAGAAGGGAATGAAGTGGTAGTTGTAGAAGCAGACGAATTTGATAGATCATTTTTGCAACTCTATCCGGATATCGCTTCAATTACCTCTATGGATGCAGATCATCTGGATATTTATAAAAAAGCCAATGAGTTAGAAGAATCATTCTTGGAATTTTCATCTAGAGCAAAAGACCATCTTTTGGTTTGTAATGGATTACCTCTTTCTGGTAATACTTATGGAATAGAAGATGATTCTGATTATTGTGCTCAAAATGTACGAATTGATAATGGCACATATATTTTTGATTTAAAAACACCAACTCAACTCATTAAGGATTTGCATTTAAACCTGCCAGGTAAACATAACTTGTTAAATGCTACAACAGCCTTTGCTATGGCATTGCTATACGGCTCCCCAACCACTGCCTTAGCAAAGGCTTTATTTTCTTTTAAAGGAGTTCAGAGGCGTTTTAGTTATCAGGTCAAATCCGATGATTTAGTTTATGTAGATGATTATGCACACCACCCAACAGAGATTAATGCGTTGCATCAGGCAATAAGAGAGATGCATCCGGGAAAAGAGGTGTTAGCAATTTTTCAACCTCATTTATATAGTAGAACTCAGGATTTTGCAGTTGATTTTGCAGAAAGCCTTAGTCAATTCGATCAATTATTACTGTTGGATATATATCCAGCAAGAGAGTTGCCGATTGAAGGAGTAACTTCAGAATGGTTGCTGGGAATGATAAAATTAGAAAACAAAAAAATAGTAAAGAAAAATAATTTAGTAGACGAAATTTTAAAGAGTAATGCTCGTGTAATTACAACAATTGGAGCAGGTGATATAGGAGAAGAAGTAACTAGTATAAGAGAAGCATTGTTGACGTTATGA